In Arachis stenosperma cultivar V10309 chromosome 1, arast.V10309.gnm1.PFL2, whole genome shotgun sequence, one DNA window encodes the following:
- the LOC130977192 gene encoding uncharacterized protein LOC130977192, which translates to MDSIQDTNLDESLPLVYEKARHLPVEVEHKAFWAVKECNIDFGKAGAERKLQLQELENLRLEAYENSRLYKEKVKVVHDKHIKRREFQPGDLVLLYNSRLRLIPGKLRSRWDGPYQVEKAEAYGVFHLSHPSSFEFIKVNGHRLKLYHGEKMQKNKELEIFLLEDPPTAGD; encoded by the exons ATGG acagcatacaagacaccaatcTGGATGAGTCCCTTCCGCTAGTTTATGAAAAGGCCCGTCACCTCCCAGTTGAGGTagagcacaaagccttttgggcggTAAAAGAATGCAATATAGATTTTGGAAAAgccggagctgaaaggaagttgcaactgcaagaattaGAAAACCTTCgtctagaagcttatgagaactccagGCTGTACAAAGAGAAGGTGAAGGTTGTGCATGATAAGCACATCAAGAGGagagagttccaacctggggacttagtcctcctttacaactccAGATTAAGGCTTATTCCAGGCAAGTTGCGATCAAGATGGGACGGTCCCTATCAAGTAGAGAAGGCGGAGGCATACGGAGTCTTTCACTTGAGTCATCCTTCAAGCTTTGAATTCATCAAGGTCAATGGACATCGCTTAAAGCTATATCATGGTGAGAAGATGCAGAAGAACAAGGAGctagagatcttcctcttggaggaTCCACCAACAGCAGGAgactga